In a single window of the Bacteroides acidifaciens genome:
- a CDS encoding ketopantoate reductase family protein, which yields MKYLIAGTGGVGGSIAGFLSLAGKDVTCIARGAHLQSIQTDGLTLKSDLKGEHTLRIPATTAEEFNGKADVIFVCVKGYSVDSIVELIKRAAHKDTVVIPILNVYGTGPRIQKLVPGVTVLDGCIYIVGFVSSTGEITQMGTIFRLVYGAHHGTVVKPGLLEAIRQDLQEAGIKVDLSPNINRDTFIKWSFISAMAVTGAYYDVPMGEVQKPGKIRDTFIGLSTESAALGKKLGVEFPEDPVSYNLKVIDKLAPESTASMQKDLARGHDSEIQGLLFDMIAAAEEQGIDIPTYRMVAEKFKESNH from the coding sequence ATGAAATATCTCATTGCAGGAACGGGAGGTGTAGGCGGCAGTATCGCAGGATTCTTGTCGCTGGCAGGCAAAGATGTAACCTGTATTGCCCGTGGAGCTCATTTGCAGTCGATTCAAACGGACGGTTTGACACTGAAGTCGGATTTGAAGGGCGAACATACGCTCCGGATTCCGGCAACTACCGCTGAAGAATTCAATGGAAAAGCAGATGTGATATTTGTATGCGTAAAAGGTTATTCGGTCGATTCTATCGTAGAACTGATTAAAAGAGCAGCGCACAAAGACACGGTTGTCATCCCTATTCTGAATGTATACGGCACAGGACCACGCATACAGAAACTGGTTCCGGGAGTCACGGTTCTCGATGGATGCATCTATATCGTAGGTTTCGTATCCAGCACAGGAGAAATCACCCAAATGGGAACAATATTCCGTCTGGTATATGGTGCTCACCACGGCACGGTTGTGAAACCCGGATTACTGGAAGCTATCCGCCAAGACTTGCAGGAAGCAGGCATAAAGGTAGACCTCTCACCGAACATCAACCGGGATACGTTCATCAAATGGTCGTTTATCTCCGCAATGGCTGTGACGGGTGCTTACTACGACGTTCCGATGGGAGAAGTGCAAAAACCGGGAAAGATACGGGATACATTTATCGGACTTTCCACGGAAAGCGCCGCCTTAGGAAAGAAACTGGGCGTCGAATTTCCCGAAGACCCAGTCAGCTACAACCTGAAAGTGATTGACAAGCTCGCCCCCGAAAGTACCGCTTCTATGCAGAAAGACCTGGCACGCGGACACGACTCGGAAATACAGGGATTGCTCTTCGACATGATTGCGGCAGCCGAGGAACAAGGAATAGACATACCGACCTATCGGATGGTTGCGGAGAAATTCAAAGAATCTAATCATTAA
- a CDS encoding ThiF family adenylyltransferase, whose translation MEERYSRNWIYVSEAEQNLLKKYRIILGGAGIGSIIAECAIRFGFESITIVDGDRVELSNLNRQNYDMLDVGKYKAECLSKRLLNINPSASINYHNCFINKDNVESLIRDHDVAINALDFTSDIPFVFDNICEKYNISVLHPYNFGWAGFLTIVKPDGIKLSQLASTPERFDLEVAKYVTHYGNFWNMPKNWLEQVIDTYQKEYGISPVPQLSVGSWIAAGHCVHALYNLATGRELKFFPKFYLSSIFYDNH comes from the coding sequence ATGGAAGAAAGATATAGCCGTAATTGGATTTATGTAAGTGAAGCGGAACAGAATTTGCTTAAAAAATATCGCATAATATTAGGCGGAGCCGGTATTGGAAGTATTATTGCTGAATGTGCCATAAGGTTTGGATTTGAGTCTATTACTATTGTTGACGGGGATAGGGTTGAACTTAGTAATTTGAATAGACAGAATTATGATATGTTAGATGTTGGGAAATATAAAGCTGAATGTCTATCCAAAAGACTATTGAATATCAATCCGTCTGCGAGTATTAATTATCATAATTGTTTTATTAATAAAGATAATGTAGAAAGCTTGATTAGGGATCACGATGTTGCAATTAATGCGCTGGATTTTACATCTGATATACCATTCGTATTTGATAATATTTGTGAGAAATATAATATATCTGTGTTGCATCCGTATAATTTTGGATGGGCTGGATTTTTGACGATAGTTAAGCCTGATGGAATTAAATTATCGCAGTTGGCAAGCACGCCAGAAAGATTTGATTTGGAGGTAGCGAAATATGTTACTCATTATGGTAATTTTTGGAATATGCCCAAAAACTGGCTTGAACAAGTAATAGACACGTATCAAAAAGAATATGGTATTTCACCAGTTCCGCAGCTTTCTGTAGGATCCTGGATTGCCGCTGGGCATTGTGTTCACGCTTTATATAATTTAGCGACAGGCAGAGAACTTAAGTTTTTCCCGAAATTTTATTTGTCTTCTATTTTTTATGATAATCATTAA
- the ychF gene encoding redox-regulated ATPase YchF: MALQCGIVGLPNVGKSTLFNCLSNAKAQAANFPFCTIEPNVGVITVPDERLNALAELVHPQRIVPTTVEIVDIAGLVKGASKGEGLGNKFLANIRETDAIIHVLRCFDDENVTHVDGSVNPVRDKEIIDYELQLKDLETIESRIQKVQKQAQTGGDKAAKQAYDVLVQYKDALEQGKSARTVTFETKDEQKIARELFLLTSKPVMYVCNVDEASAVNGNKYVDMVREAVKDENAQILIVAAKTEADIAELETYEDRQMFLAEVGLEESGVARLIKSAYKLLNLETYFTAGVQEVRAWTYEKGWKAPQCAGVIHTDFEKGFIRAEVIKYEDYIQYGSEAAVKEAGKLGVEGKEYVVQDGDIMHFRFNV; encoded by the coding sequence ATGGCATTGCAATGTGGTATTGTCGGACTACCGAACGTGGGTAAGTCGACACTTTTCAACTGTTTGTCGAACGCGAAAGCACAGGCGGCAAACTTCCCTTTCTGTACAATTGAACCCAATGTAGGTGTAATCACCGTTCCCGACGAACGTCTGAATGCACTGGCAGAATTGGTGCATCCCCAACGAATTGTCCCTACAACCGTAGAAATCGTAGATATAGCCGGACTGGTGAAAGGCGCAAGCAAAGGTGAAGGACTGGGAAATAAGTTCCTTGCCAATATCCGTGAGACAGACGCAATTATCCACGTACTCCGTTGCTTCGACGATGAGAACGTGACACACGTAGACGGAAGCGTAAATCCCGTCCGCGACAAAGAAATCATCGACTACGAACTTCAACTGAAAGACTTGGAAACCATCGAAAGCCGTATCCAGAAAGTGCAGAAACAGGCACAGACAGGTGGCGACAAAGCTGCAAAACAGGCTTACGATGTGTTGGTTCAATATAAAGACGCACTGGAACAGGGAAAATCTGCACGTACCGTTACTTTCGAAACCAAAGACGAACAGAAGATTGCCCGTGAACTGTTCCTGCTGACCAGCAAACCGGTAATGTACGTTTGTAACGTTGATGAAGCAAGCGCGGTAAACGGTAATAAATACGTAGATATGGTACGCGAAGCCGTAAAAGACGAGAATGCTCAAATCCTGATTGTCGCAGCCAAAACAGAAGCGGACATCGCCGAACTGGAAACGTACGAAGACCGTCAGATGTTCCTTGCCGAAGTAGGCTTGGAAGAATCGGGCGTAGCACGTCTTATCAAATCGGCTTATAAACTCCTGAACCTCGAAACTTACTTCACAGCCGGCGTACAGGAAGTACGTGCCTGGACTTACGAAAAGGGATGGAAAGCTCCGCAATGCGCTGGTGTTATCCACACCGATTTTGAAAAAGGCTTTATCCGCGCGGAAGTTATCAAGTACGAAGATTATATCCAGTACGGTTCGGAAGCAGCCGTGAAAGAAGCCGGAAAACTGGGTGTGGAAGGAAAAGAATATGTCGTACAGGATGGCGACATCATGCATTTCCGTTTCAACGTGTGA